TGAATGCAGCGACTGTCACCCAAAGACAAAAGATACGGTATTGAAGATAGAAACGGGGAGTCATGCCAATTATCTCACGCAGAACTGCACTCTCTGTCACAAGCCGCACGTATTCACGATGGCAGTCTCAGCGGCAACACCTGCTCCCACGGCAACAGCAGCATCAGCATCAACAGCAACGCCAACTGCTACTCCGACACTGACGCCACCCGGGTTTGAGCTGCTATTTGCAGTTGCTGGTATTGGTGTGGCAATTGTGATATATACGAATAAGAAGCGAAGAAGGAAGTAAAACTTAAAACTCCTTTTTCTTTTATTTTTTATCCTTCCTAATTCTAAATTATACTCATCGCAACCGGTGAGGCGAAGCCAACAAAGCTAGTCAAATGCGAAAATTCAGGCTCAGGCGACTGAAACTGTTCTATAATCCACCACTTTTGATAGTGAAGCAAGCAGTCATGATTATGCTTTATGCATGGCTCACAGGCTGGAATAGCCTGGCTTTTCTACGCTGGGTGACGCAGTTACAAAATATTCTGCACGCGGGTGCTGGAACAAAACAGATTTGCTGCTTCGGTGTGAATCCGCATGTGGTATGGGAGATGACAGGCAGATGCAACTTGAAGTGTATCCACTGCCATGCTTCTGGTGGGGAAGCAGCATATAACGAATTAACAACAGAAGAAGGTAAGGCATTGATAGACCAGGTCGCTGCATTGGGCATACGAACATTCGTATTCACGGGCGGTGAGCCGCTGTTACGGAACGATCTCTTTGAGCTGATTGCATATGCACGATCTAAAAGGCTCACTGTCTATATAGCGACAAACGGAACGCTGATAACGAGAGAAGTTGCAAAGTTGCTGAGCAGATATAATGTTGGTGCAGTAATAGGGCTGGACGGAATGAATCCCAAGATACACGATGGTATCCGTGGCGTTAAGGGTGCTTATGATGCCGTAATCAGGGGTATAGACAATTGTGTTGCTGAAAATATTTATTTACACCTGAATATCGTGGCAACCAGACACAATTTCGATGAGATTGAGCGAATTATAGATTATGGCACGAGATAGGTGTTTATTCTTATTTCATCTACAATTTCGTCCCTATTGGCAGAGGCGAGGCAATACAGGACTATGCACTCGGACGAGAAGATTTTAGAGCACTTCTGGACCTGATACTTCGTAAGCAGCGTGAGGTACGAGCGATAATAATTCCCATTGCGGCTCCCGAATACTGGGCATACACACTTCAACGTCGCGGGATAGGGGTACATAACAGGCGACTAATAGGGTTCTTAGGGCGTTTCGTCGGCGGCTGCCTGGCGGATAAGGGGATGATGTATATCAAGCCAAACGGTGATGTATGGGCATGCCCTTTTATTCCCGTTCGGATGGGCAATGTGCGTGAAGAAGGTTTACTGCTTGATAGGATATGGGAGAGGTTAAGAGCGCACAGGTGCAAGTTTGAATTTGAACACGGTGCAAGCGAGAATGCGAGTGCGAGTGTATGGTCGCAGTGTGATAGTTGTGAATACCAGCGTGTATGTGGCGGTTGTAAGGCACGAATGATGATAGACAATTCCTCGCGGTAATTTAGCAAAGTAATTTCTCTTCGCCCATTCGAGTAAAGCCTCGAACACGGGATGACCGAAGGATATGAACTCGACATTAGGATTCTTAAAGGCGATATCTTTCTTTATCAAACGTCGCCCTCGGATCATCATAGTTACCAGCCCGCTCCTTTCTCACGTGGATACACCGCACTCGCATTTAGCGTTCAGCATTCCCTCAAAGAGGTCATCATCACCAATGATCTGATTCGCACAATCCATGAAGATAACATGGATTAATTTTCATTCCCCTCTGTTAGCAAGCCATTCAAAAAATTAGCGTCGCATAGATAAAAATTTAAGTATTCGCATTCTGGCTGCTTTCCTTTCTTCTGCTTCACCCGTAAAATTTGCTCCGAATTTTGAAAATTCCTCTACGGATAGCTGTCATATTTCGCACTTCGCAGATCCATCTCTTCCTATACCTTTGTATCTGAGACCACTCTTTTTTACCCTTTCCATATCAAAGAGCCCCCGCACATCCACTATCAAATCACCTCTCATGCACTCTCTCACACGCCCCCAATCCAAACTTTTATAATATGAATGAGCAGTTGCCAGTATAAGACAATCAGCACCTGTAATCGCTGTGTAGAGATCGCGCTCCACCGGGAAATCAAAATCTTCATTGCCCAAGTATGGGTCATGAACAACAATACTGTATGAATGTGAATGTCGCCTCAATGCATCTATCAACTTCAGTGTATGTGAGTGTTCAAATGCTCTTACATCCTGCTTGAAACTCAAGCCGAGTATTGCCACTCTTTCTCCTTCCACCATGCTCACAACGTGCTCGACCATATCTTCGTTTATTCGCCTGGCTTCCTTGATGAGGTTTGGACTGTATCCTCGCTTCTCCACCTCGCTTATTATATAGTAGGGGTCCATGGGGATACAATGCCCTCCGACCAGTCCGGGATTAAGGATATTGCAATACGGCTGAGAATTTGCCGTTCTTATCACCTCATACACATCCACACCGTAAACCTCACATATCATCGCCAGTTCGTTTGCAAATGCTATATTGAGGTCCCTGTGGGCATTCTCCATTATCTTATCTATCTCCGCCACTACCGGGCTGCTCACACGGATTATATCAGGTGCGAAGCAGGAATAGATAGTAGCGACGATGAAAGCGCTTTTATCATCTATGGCACCCACTATTTTAGGATATGTCTTGAGATCCCGGAGCACCTGTGGCGCTTGAATCCTCTCAGGTGAGTATGCCAGCCCGAAGTCCTCCCCCGGCTTATAACCTGTGTTTCTGGCTATGATATCACCAAATTGCTGTGTTGTTAATGGTGGAACTGTACTCTCTACGGTGAATACCTTACCATGTGGCGCTCTTATCGCATTTGCAACCGCATAGACAGCTTCTATATCCGGCTTATCGCCCTTTATCAACGTTGGTACCGTAACGATATTAAAATCCCGCTCTTCCAGCACCGTGCTCGCCTTAAATCTACCACTCTCCACTGTGCTCTTGAGTAGCTCACTCACTCCGGGTTCATCAGGAAACGGTGATACTCCTTCGTTCAGCTTCGCTACCAGCTCATTATTTATATCTATCCCCAGGGTATCGAACCCACAATCAGCGAGTGTTACCGCTAAAGGCAGACCCACTCTGCCCAGTCCGATTACAGATATCTTCACTTCTCTGTTGCGTATCTTATCCTCTATCTCATCTATCGAGTGCTGATACATCTTTTAGCCTCCTCGCAGGGTTACCTGCAACTACCACACCTGGTGCAACATCCTCCGTCACCACTGAGCCTGCACCAACCACCGCATCTTCGCCTATCACAATAC
Above is a genomic segment from Methanophagales archaeon containing:
- a CDS encoding nucleotide sugar dehydrogenase yields the protein MYQHSIDEIEDKIRNREVKISVIGLGRVGLPLAVTLADCGFDTLGIDINNELVAKLNEGVSPFPDEPGVSELLKSTVESGRFKASTVLEERDFNIVTVPTLIKGDKPDIEAVYAVANAIRAPHGKVFTVESTVPPLTTQQFGDIIARNTGYKPGEDFGLAYSPERIQAPQVLRDLKTYPKIVGAIDDKSAFIVATIYSCFAPDIIRVSSPVVAEIDKIMENAHRDLNIAFANELAMICEVYGVDVYEVIRTANSQPYCNILNPGLVGGHCIPMDPYYIISEVEKRGYSPNLIKEARRINEDMVEHVVSMVEGERVAILGLSFKQDVRAFEHSHTLKLIDALRRHSHSYSIVVHDPYLGNEDFDFPVERDLYTAITGADCLILATAHSYYKSLDWGRVRECMRGDLIVDVRGLFDMERVKKSGLRYKGIGRDGSAKCEI
- a CDS encoding SPASM domain-containing protein, which gives rise to MMYIKPNGDVWACPFIPVRMGNVREEGLLLDRIWERLRAHRCKFEFEHGASENASASVWSQCDSCEYQRVCGGCKARMMIDNSSR
- a CDS encoding radical SAM protein — protein: MRKFRLRRLKLFYNPPLLIVKQAVMIMLYAWLTGWNSLAFLRWVTQLQNILHAGAGTKQICCFGVNPHVVWEMTGRCNLKCIHCHASGGEAAYNELTTEEGKALIDQVAALGIRTFVFTGGEPLLRNDLFELIAYARSKRLTVYIATNGTLITREVAKLLSRYNVGAVIGLDGMNPKIHDGIRGVKGAYDAVIRGIDNCVAENIYLHLNIVATRHNFDEIERIIDYGTR